In the genome of Triticum urartu cultivar G1812 chromosome 5, Tu2.1, whole genome shotgun sequence, one region contains:
- the LOC125511158 gene encoding actin-depolymerizing factor 4-like: MANASSGAGIHDDCKLRFVELKSKRMHRFITYRLENQKEVIVDQTGEREATYEDFTKTLPENDCRFAVFDFDFTTPEDVPKSRIFYIFWSPDTAKVRSKMTYASTNEKFKRTLDGIQIEMQATDPSEISLDVIKERAH; this comes from the exons ATG GCAAACGCTTCGTCAGGAGCTGGGATCCATGATGACTGCAAGCTGAGGTTCGTGGAGCTCAAGTCCAAGAGGATGCACCGCTTCATAACCTACAGGCTGGAGAACCAGAAGGAGGTCATTGTGGACCAAACTGGGGAGCGCGAGGCCACCTATGAGGACTTCACCAAGACCCTGCCTGAGAACGACTGCCGATTCGCAGTGTTTGACTTCGACTTCACCACCCCGGAGGATGTGCCAAAGAGCAGGATCTTCTATATCTTCTG GTCTCCTGACACCGCAAAGGTGAGGAGCAAGATGACGTACGCGAGCACCAACGAGAAGTTCAAGAGGACCCTGGACGGCATCCAGATTGAGATGCAGGCCACTGACCCGAGCGAAATCAGCCTGGACGTGATCAAGGAGCGCGCGCACTAA